From a region of the Dictyostelium discoideum AX4 chromosome 2 chromosome, whole genome shotgun sequence genome:
- a CDS encoding hypothetical protein (Similar to Lactococcus lactis (Subsp. lactis) (Streptococcus lactis). Oxidoreductase), translating into MEPINNIDRVFLVSGTSTGLGLSIVKRLLDNNYKVAAFTRSKLIVENEIKKYYENNNEKNIDYLNSLLAVQVDITNEESVENGVKETVNKFGHFDVVINNAGYGQMEARAIFDVNYFAILNIVRSTTPYLRKQKSGLILNVSSIVGHLPKGSISSYVASKYAVTGLTLSLEQELAPFNIKVVLLSPGGFRTIITNKEKFKLVENPIPEYYPNSTPQNSLEAFIGLMNTSNGDPNKFANAILKLDLIHQQGNKLPSNIFFGSDALEGSSHFFKSLIDESNQWKELALSTDRS; encoded by the exons atggaaccaatcaataatattgataGAGTATTTTTAGTTTCTGGTACTTCAACTGGATTAGGTTTATCAATTGTTAAAAGGTTATTAGATAATA attaCAAAGTTGCAGCATTTACAAGatcaaaattaatagttgaaaatgaaattaaaaaatattatgaaaataataatgaaaaaaatattgattatttaaattcattattagcAGTTCAAGTTGATATTACAAATGAAGAAAGTGTTGAAAATGGTGTTAAAGAAACagttaataaatttggaCATTTTGATgttgtaattaataatgcaGGATATGGTCAAATGG AAGCAAGAGCAATTTTCGATGTCAATTATTttgcaattttaaatattgttagatcaacaacaccatatttaagaaaacaaaaatcaGGTTTAATCTTGAATGTTTCAAGTATTGTAGGACATTTACCAAAAGGTAGCATTTCATCATACGTAGCTAGTAAATATGCTGTAACAGGTTTAACATTATCACTTGAACAAGAATTAGCACCTTTTAATATTAAggttgtattattatcaccTGGTGGATTTAGaactattattacaaataaagaGAAATTCAAATTGGTAGAAAATCCAATTCCAGAGTATTATCCAAATTCAACTCCTCAAAATTCACTTGAAGCATTTATTGGTTTGATGAATACTTCAAATGGTGATCCAAATAAATTTGCAAAtgcaattttaaaacttgattTAATTCATCAACAAGGTAATAAATTACCATCAAATATTTTCTTTGGTTCTGATGCTTTAGAAGGTTCTAGTCATttctttaaatcattaattgatgaatcTAATCAATGGAAAGAACTTGCTCTTTCAACTGACcgttcttaa
- the wdr57 gene encoding WD40 repeat-containing protein has protein sequence MENKRKQKDEIVLVNGSNDTTPNKKQKNELQVVSSGGGREIILGTERTSKLEHPIMQLIGHKGEIYSCKFNSYGTALASGGSDKEIFLWNVYGECINYSVLKGHKGTILELHWSTDSNEIYTACTDKSIGVWDSNKGELIKRIREHSGVVNSCCPARRGPPLVASGSDDRSARIFDTRSKGSTHLFQHKYPVTSVCFSDASDQLITGGIDNVIRVWDIRNQEDPLYTLASHQDTITSTSVSKDGAYLLSNSMDNSCKIWDIRPYAPPNRNIKTFNGAQNNFEKNLIKSSWSIDGRRIGCGSSDRQVYIWDTNTKQLQYCLPGHSGTVNEVTFHPNEPIIASCSSDKTIYLGEIKP, from the exons atGGAAAATAAAAGGAAACAAAAAGATGAAATAGTTTTAGTAAATGGATCAAATGATACaacaccaaataaaaaacaaaaaaatgaaCTACAGGTAGTATCAAGTGGTGGAGGTAGAGAGATTATATTAGGTACAGAAAGAACATCAAAACTAGAACACCCAATTATGCAATTAATAGGTCATAAAGGTGAAATCTATTCTTGcaaatttaattcatatGGTACAGCTCTAGCTAGTGGTGGTTCTGATAAAGAAATTT ttttatgGAATGTATATGGTGAATGTATAAATTATTCAGTTTTAAAAGGTCATAAAGGTACAATATTAGAATTACATTGGTCAACAGattcaaatgaaatataTACAGCATGTACAGATAAATCAATTGGTGTTTGGGATTCAAATAAAGGTGAATTAATAAAGAGGATAAGGGAACATAGTGGTGTTGTAAATTCATGTTGTCCAGCAAGAAGAGGACCACCATTGGTGGCATCGGGATCCGATGATAGAAGTGCGAGAATTTTCGACACTCGTTCAAAGGGAAGCACTCACTTATTTCAACATAAATATCCAGTCACTAGTGTTTGTTTCTCTGATGCATCGGATCAATTGATCACTGGTGGAATTGATAATGTTATTAGGGTTTGGGATATACGTAATCAAGAGGACCCTTTGTATACATTGGCAAGTCATCAAGACACAATCACATCGACATCGGTTAGTAAGGATGGTGCTTATCTATTATCGAATTCAATGGATAACAGTTGTAAAATTTGGGATATTAGACCGTATGCCCCACCCAatagaaatataaaaacatttaatgGTGCTCAAAATAACtttgaaaagaatttaattaaatcatcttGGTCAATTGATGGTAGAAGAATTGGTTGTGGTTCTTCTGATCGTCAAGTTTACATTTGGGATACAAATACTAAACAATTACAATACTGTTTACCTGGTCATTCTGGTACTGTTAATGAAGTAACTTTTCATCCAAATGAACCAATTATAGCTTCTTGTTCTTCAgataaaacaatttatttaggAGAAATTAAACCATAA
- the rabC gene encoding Rab GTPase translates to MEEEILYKIILVGESGVGKSSILVRFTDNTFSQHFAPTLGVDFNVKTIRNKETGQTVKLQLWDTAGQERFKSITQTFYRGSHGVIVVYDVTDPKSFERCKNWVEDINQYTQDGMIIILVGNKSDMVAQRKVTFEQGQEMAEQLKTKFLEVSAKENNGVTQVFDLLVQDIEATMKNSKVAQNQLNLNSEVGQKRGCC, encoded by the exons atgga agaagaaattttatataaaattattttagttgGTGAAAGTGGTGTTGGAAAA tcaaGTATATTAGTTAGATTTACAGATAATACATTTAGTCAACATTTCGCACCAACTTTGGGA gTAGATTTTAATgtaaaaacaattagaaaTAAAGAGACAGGACAAACAGTTAAATTACAATTGTGGGACACTGCAGGTCAAGAAAGattcaaatcaattacaCAAACATTTTATAGAGGATCACATGGTGTTATTGTAGTATACGATGTTACAGATccaaaatcatttgaaagaTGTAAAAATTGGGTAGAGGATATTAATCAATACACTCAAGATGGTATGATCATCATTTTAGTTGGTAATAAATCCGATATGGTAGCTCAAAGAAAAGTTACTTTTGAACAAGGTCAAGAAATGGCtgaacaattaaaaactaaatttttaGAAGTTTCtgcaaaagaaaataatggtGTAACTCAAGTTTTCGATTTATTAGTTCAAGATATTGAAGCAAc aaTGAAGAATAGTAAAGTGGCacaaaaccaattaaatttaaattcagaAGTTGGTCAAAAGAGAGGCTgttgttaa
- the nfaA gene encoding Ras GTPase activation domain-containing protein — MDVDKQMLQWRKRAWLNSNQLYGELTDIIIKDTGFTSSFANLIDNSEVDSFSKNIVNIFTTANKTLPLIKDLIYNEFNTKVLAEGEGSILRGNSIVNKIEGAYVRLIGANYLRFVLSDLVTKVVLDSDLKLEIDPRKLNDYYEDKIEFEKKVAEVELRDNQKSLHNIAQQFLDRITDPSVVVEMPREIRAIADYTAESALRYAPESLAPLVGGFIMLRFFSPAIVTPEYSKLLSSEVAPSKRAKRNLVLLAKVLQNASNGVLFGGKEEFMTCMNDFIIGNKEKMSAYFNLICKDPLNQNNKWSDLEGVKSATTTTTILTPTNTTTSSNGSGGTTWAKPIVGGSKWLATTPSGNTPSPAISNASSAHNGKSNNTTNNNNNNNNNNNNNNNNNNNNNNNSNKTTTTATTISSNSWDVYIKNVQIQDLFDLHRIFDSYKEKIVNKIINTNNNNANNANNNNTNNINNKTAIRVIEILKELGPSPKTKTERKKKETDAAEEPTTSLQNGASMGSAFDECTHMLERSRFLFQGPNDKNDRSVFYLIVNRVKPEVFDNVNPLIAHIFKVMDICVNSPYTLVVDMSWAHISNDLKKAIFTHLPKLAEIFSRKYKKNIDKIFIVHPSAYTRAVIYFMSAFTSRKLKRKIHDIYNWKDLSQYIDIENIALPETSKDFITKSYRVVKVNSKGKRQERLIKFTSNSLLNIDPKTHRIQNEKRINEIDEITSRLGSIEINMKLSGESKKSGSILGTKIGFLSINNNNNNNNDDSNGNHDINESNSRKYICNHELERDHILQDIFETGFKMGLQSKSTKSLPTEYKVIKVNNVGKHQERIFKLTIDSLLNLDQQRIKSENSFAGIEEVILDPHDDDIVWLKFKSEPSRRKIICTVKGEGKLLLEVLTDAINKYQTTIDIQEGALKLDAEEGFL; from the exons atggatgTTGATAAACAAatg ttacAATGGAGAAAAAGAGCATGgttaaattcaaatcaattatatGGTGAATTAacagatattattattaaagatacAGG ATTTACAAGTTCATTTGCAAATTTAATAGATAATTCAGAGGTTGATTCATTCTCAAAGAATATAGTAAACATATTTACAACAGCAAATAAAACattaccattaattaaagatttaatttataatgaaTTCAATACCAAAGTATTAGCAGAGGGTGAAGGTTCAATATTACGTGGTAATAGTAtagttaataaaattgaaggtGCATACGTACGTTTAATCGGTGCAAATTATTTAAGATTTGTTTTATCTGATTTAGTTACAAAAGTAGTTTTAGATtctgatttaaaattagaaattgatccaag aaaattaaatgattattatgaagataaaattgaatttgaaaaaaaggtAGCAGAAGTTGAGTTGAGAGATAATCAAAAATCATTACATAATATTGCACAACAATTTTTAGATAGAATTACAGATCCaagtgttgttgttgaaatgCCAAGAGAGATTAGAGCAATCGCTGATTATACTGCAGAGAGTGCATTAAGATATGCACCTGAATCATTAGCACCATTGGTTGGTGGTTTCATTATGTTAAGATTCTTTTCACCTGCAATCGTCACTCCagaatattcaaaattacTCTCTTCTGAAGTTGCTCCTTCAAAAAGAGCAAAAAGAAATCTTGTATTATTAGCTAAAGTTTTACAA aaTGCATCAAATGGTGTTTTATTTGGAGGTAAAGAAGAGTTTATGACATGTAtgaatgattttattattggaaaTAAAGAGAAAATGTCTGCAtactttaatttaatttgtaaagatccattaaatcaaaataataaatggtCAGATTTAGAAGGTGTTAAAAGtgcaacaactacaacaacaatactcACACCAACtaatacaacaacatcatcaaatggtagtggtggtacaACATGGGCAAAACCAATTGTTGGTGGTTCAAAATGGTTAGCAACTACACCAAGTGGTAATACACCATCACCTGCAATTTCAAATGCATCATCTGCTCATAAtggtaaatcaaataatactacaaataataataataataataataataataataataataataataataataataataataataataataatagtaataaaactACTACgacagcaacaacaatatcatcaAATAGTTGGGATGTTTATATAAAGAATGTACAAATTCAAGATTTATTCGATTTACATAGAATATTTGATTCATATAAAGAAAagattgtaaataaaattataaatacaaataataataatgcaaataatgcaaataataataatacaaataatataaataataaaacagcAATTAGagttattgaaattttaaaagaattaggACCATcaccaaaaacaaaaactgaaagaaaaaagaaagaaacaGATGCAGCAGAAGAACCAACAACATCATTACAAAATGGTGCATCGATGGGATCGGCATTTGATGAATGTACACACATGTTGGAGAGATCAAGATTCTTATTTCAAGGTCCAAATGATAAGAATGATAGATCagtgttttatttaatagttAATAGAGTTAAACCAGAGGTATTTGATAATGTGAATCCATTAATCGCTCATATCTTTAAGGTTATGGATATTTGTGTCAATTCACCCTACACATTGGTGGTGGATATGAGTTGGGCTCATATTTCCAATGATTTAAAGAAAGCGATTTTCACTCATTTGCCAAAGTTGGCAGAGATCTTCTCGAGAAAGTATAAAAAGAATATCGATAAGATATTCATTGTACATCCATCAGCATACACTAGAGCAGTGATCTATTTCATGTCGGCTTTCACAAGTAGAAAGTTAAAGAGAAAGATTCACGATATCTACAATTGGAAAGATCTTTCTCAATATATCGACATTGAAAACATAGCATTGCCAGAGACAAGCAAGGATTTCATCACAAAGAGTTACCGTGTCGTTAAAGTCAATTCAAAAGGTAAAAGACAGGAACGTTTAATTAAGTTTACAAGTAactctttattaaatatcgATCCAAAAACACACAGaattcaaaatgaaaaaagaattaatgaaATCGATGAAATCACCTCAAGATTaggttcaattgaaattaatatgaaACTTTCTGGTGAAAGTAAAAAGAGTGGTTCAATATTAGGTACTAAAATTGGTTTCCTTtcaattaacaataataacaataacaataatgatgatagtaATGGTAATCATGATATAAATGAATCAAATTCTAGAAAATACATTTGTAATCATGAATTGGAAAGAGATCATATTTTACAAGACATCTTTGAAACTGGTTTTAAAATGGGTTTgcaatcaaaatcaacaaaatcattACCAACTGAATATAAAGTTATCAAAGTTAATAATGTTGGTAAACATCAAGAAcgtattttcaaattaacaATTGATTCTCTATTGAATTTAGATCAACAAAGAATTAAATCTGAAAATAGTTTTGCTGGTATCGAAGAGGTTATACTCGATCCTCATGATGATGATATCGTTTGGTTGAAATTTAAATCTGAACCAAGTAGAAGAAAAATCATTTGTACTGTTAAAGGTGAAGGTAAACTATTATTAGAAGTTTTAACTGATGCTATCAATAAATATCAAACTACTATTGATATTCAAGAAGGTGCTTTGAAACTTGATGCTGAAGAAGGTTTCTTATAA
- the tubC gene encoding gamma tubulin, which yields MPREIITLQVGQCGNQIGSEFWKQLCKEHGINAAGYLEEFAKPGIDRKDVFFYQSDDDHYVPRALLLDLEPRVIDSIKTSEYSGLYNQENIFVAEKGTGAGNNWANGYKQGESFYDDIFDMIDREADGSESLEGFLLTHSISGGTGSGMGSYILERLNDRFPKKIIQTYSVFPDDSSVVVQQYNSVLTLKRLIENADSTVVLDNNALHRIVGENLRIDQPTMDQTNSLVSTVMSASTTTLRYPGYMNNDLVGMLASLIPTPKCHFLITGYTPLSIDRQTESVRKTSVLDVMRRLLQPQNIMVSAPTKTGKYISILNIIQGDVDPTQIHNSLQRIREKRMATFIDWGPASIQIALSKKSPYIKSSHKVSGLMLANHTSVNHLFSHIIQQYDKVRKKQAFLANYTRESGEILQEFDIAREMLDDLVQEYKAAEQSDYINYHMNKEFNNNNNNNNGNPQYQYGTV from the exons atgcCAAGAGAAATAATTACTCTACAAGTAGGGCAATGTGGTAATCAAA TTGGATCAGAATTTTGGAAACAATTATGTAAAGAACATGGTATTAATGCAGCAGGATATTTAGAAGAATTTGCAAAACCAGGTATTGATAGAAAAgatgtatttttttatcaatcaGATGATGATCATTATGTACCAAGagcattattattagatttagAACCAAGAGTAAtcgattcaattaaaacatctGAATATTCAGGTTTATACAATCAAGAGAATATATTCGTAGCTGAGAAAGGTACAGGTGCAGGTAATAATTGGGCGAATGGTTATAAACAAGGTGAATCGTTTTATGATGATATATTCGATATGATAGATAGAGAGGCTGATGGCAGTGAAAGTTTAGAGGGTTTCTTATTGACCCATTCAATTAGTGGTGGCACTGGTAGTGGCATGGGGTCGTACATATTGGAGAGGCTAAATGACAGATTCCCCAAGAAAATCATTCAAACCTATTCAGTGTTTCCCGACGACAGTAGCGTGGTGGTTCAGCAGTATAATAGTGTACTAACATTGAAAAGACTCATAGAGAATGCAGATTCGACCGTTGTGCTCGACAATAACGCATTGCACCGTATAGTGGGTGAGAATCTACGTATCGATCAGCCTACTATGGACCAAACCAATTCACTAGTATCGACAGTGATGAGTGCTTCAACCACCACATTACGTTATCCAGGCTATATGAATAATGATTTGGTGGGTATGTTGGCATCACTAATACCAACCCCAAAATGTCATTTCCTAATCACTGGTTATACACCACTTTCAATCGATCGTCAAACTGAATCTGTACGTAAAACTTCAGTATTGGATGTCATGCGTCGTCTATTACAACCTCAAAATATTATGGTTAGTGCTCCAACTAAAACTGGTAAATATATTAGTATACTTAATATCATTCAAGGTGATGTAGATCCAACTCAAATTCATAATAGTCTTCAAAGAATTCGTGAGAAAAGAATGGCAACTTTTATTGATTGGGGTCCTGCAAGTATTCAAATTGCACTCTCTAAAAAATCACCATATATAAAATCTTCTCATAAAGTTTCTGGTTTAATGTTAGCAAATCATACAAGTGTTAATCAT ttatttTCACATATAATTCAACAATATGATAAAGTTAGAAAGAAACAAGCTTTTTTAGCAAATTATACAAGAGAATCTGGTGAAATTTTACAAGAATTTGATATTGCAAGAGAGATGTTGGATGATTTAGTACAAGAATATAAAGCTGCTGAACAATCtgattatataaattatcatatgaataaagaatttaataataataataataataataatggtaatccTCAATATCAATATGGAACTgtttga
- the tmem14B gene encoding transmembrane protein 14 B has protein sequence MSEQYSNDFKLNAAMAAIVLSGGVIGYAKSKSMPSLIAGSVFGLLYSTSAYYLSQGNSKVGLGVSVLASSLLGGVMGKKAIATSKPIPIILATGSAFTLLSSGKELYNIHKN, from the exons ATGTCAGAACaatattcaaatgattttaaattaaatgcaGCAATGGCAGCAATTGTTCTTAGTGGTGGTGTTATTGGATATgccaaatcaaaatcaatg ccATCATTAATTGCAGGTAGTgtttttggtttattataTTCAACATCAGCATATTATTTATCTCAAGGTAATAGTAAAGTTGGTCTAGGTGTATCAGTTCTTGCATCATCCTTATTGGGTGGTGTAATGGGTAAAAAAGCAATTGCAACTTCTAAACCAATTCCAATCATTCTCGCTACAGGTTCTGCTTTCACTTTATTATCAAGTGGTAaagaattatataatattcataaaaattaa
- the arrC gene encoding ADP-ribosylation factor-related, producing MGNAIRKRPPVVIVLGLDDSGKTSVLYSLQKKNIDTVQPTEHSPLENIKIKQYKMMAWDLSGKDKVRNLWRHYFVGSDAVLFVIDSSNRDRLIESKQELAKLLNEPLLKDVVFMIFLNKCDLPNAMTQQEIEDQLQIESILPPPQNASDVNRRIKIVTTSAVSTNQYNLNIQDSFIWIIEQVKDRKKNLKKQLNRQQSVQ from the exons ATGGGCAATGCGATTAGAAAAAGACCACCAGTTGTCATAGTGTTAGGTCTTGATGACAGCGGAAAAACAAGTGTATTATATagtttacaaaaaaaaaatatagataCTGTGCAACCAACAGAACACAGTCCtcttgaaaatataaaaataaaacaatataaaatgATGGCTTGG gaTTTAAGTGGTAAAGATAAAGTTAGAAATTTATGGAGACATTATTTTGTAGGATCAGATGcagttttatttgttattgaTTCAAGTAATAGAGATAGATTAATAGAATCAAAACAAGAATTagcaaaattattaaatgaaccATTATTAAAGGATGTTGTATttatgatatttttaaataaatgtgATTTACCAAATGCAATGACACAACAAGAGATTGAAGatcaattacaaattgaatcaattttacCACCACCTCAAAATGCTTCTGACGTAAATAGAAGAATAAAAATTGTAACAACTTCTGCAGTTTCAACTaatcaatataatttaaatatacaaGATAGTTTCATATGGATCATTGAACAAGTTAAAGAtagaaaaaagaatttaaaaaaacaattaaatcgTCAACAATCtgtacaataa
- a CDS encoding thioredoxin-like protein, translated as MKKSIIIIFTILIIFLINSCISQETEQPQQTQQPNNRPSLKDESLIQQLDTNNIDRILNHGNSVWLLKFYAPWCKHSQEFQKTFVEMSHLLKDHLSFGSVDCINDPMLLHRFEITAYPTLKFLYNGQLFEFQGERTIEHIVQFLQAGYKDVVAMPYPLIDQQEILKRQLELQYSREGMSQEQIDQMEKQIKEKQQEYEIKRNARKYLEVEHDHDEEKEIAEYKERINNRKSNNADNGEVLDKEPPKVPGNSTIDSNSINILESILDSKIAYLLFGSISTGLFFIIKKRISKKSKFMKIA; from the coding sequence atgaaaaaatcaataataattatttttacaattttaataatatttttaataaatagttGTATTTCACAAGAGACagaacaaccacaacaaactCAACAACCAAATAATAGACCAAGTTTAAAAGATGAAAGTTTAATACAACAATTagatacaaataatattgatcGTATTTTAAATCATGGTAATAGTGTTTGGTTATTAAAATTCTATGCTCCATGGTGTAAACATAGTCAAGAGTTTCAAAAAACCTTTGTAGAAATGTCACATTTATTAAAGGATCATTTAAGTTTTGGTTCAGTAGATTGTATCAATGATCCAATGTTATTACACCGTTTTGAAATTACTGCATACCCAACATTGAAATTCTTATACAATGGTCAGTTATTTGAATTCCAAGGAGAGAGAACCATTGAACATATAGTTCAATTCTTGCAAGCTGGTTATAAAGATGTGGTGGCTATGCCTTATCCATTGATTGATCAACAAGAGATCTTAAAGAGACAATTGGAACTTCAATATTCTCGTGAAGGTATGTCACAAGAACAAATTGATCAAAtggaaaaacaaattaaagagAAACAACAAgaatatgaaattaaaagaaatgcTAGAAAATATTTAGAAGTTGAACATGATCatgatgaagaaaaagaaattgctgaatataaagaaagaattaataatagaaaatcaaataatgcTGATAATGGTGAAGTACTCGATAAAGAACCACCAAAAGTTCCAGGTAATTCAACAATAGATTCAAAttctataaatattttagaatcaattttagattcaaaaattgcttatcttttatttggtAGTATTTCAACTGGTTTattctttatcattaaaaaaagaatttctaaaaaatcaaaatttatgaAAATTGCTTAA
- the rpl36 gene encoding S60 ribosomal protein L36, with the protein MSSAATKPVKRSGIIKGFNKGHAVAKRTVTSTFKKQVVTKRVAAIRDVIREISGFSPYERRVSELLKSGLDKRALKVAKKRLGSIQAGKKKRDDIANINRKASAK; encoded by the exons ATGTCATCAGCTGCCACTAAACCAGTTAAAAGATCAGGTATCATTAAAGGTTTCAACAAAGGTCATGCAGTAGCTAAACGTACTGTTACCTCAACCTTCAAAAAACAA gTTGTCACCAAACGTGTTGCTGCCATCCGTGATGTTATTCGTGAAATCTCCGGTTTCTCCCCATACGAACGTCGTGTTTCTGAGTTATTAAAATCAGGTTTAGATAAACGTGCCCTCAAAGTTGCCAAGAAGAGATTAGGTTCAATCCAAGCTGGTAAAAAGAAGAGAGATGATATTGCTAACATCAACAGAAAAGCCTCCGCCAAATAA